attacttattgtttattatgaAAACAATAGAACAATACAACAGAAAACCTAAGAAAATTCCAGACCCAACCAAACCAGCCCCAACCAGCCCAACCGATCAACTGCCACTACCACGTCTTCTTCTGTTTCCATCCCTGTCTTCAAATTTAACGAGAATGAGACCACTTAAAGAATGTAATTATGTACAggaacaagaaaattaatGTACAAGCCTTGCGGCTTGGTCTCGTATGACAGAAAATTCCATAATATATATAGGGCTTGCCCATAGGTTGGTTAGCCAATTATCCCTATTCTATAATCAGTACCTCCTTAATCTTCAAATTACTCTTAGTAACTAAACTAATGAAAAACTATAGTAACATAAATTTTGTATAATTAAAATAAGGTCTAAACTAACAAATAACTAATACTTGCAAATAAACTTTTAATGATTCCTTTTCCTGTTGTTCAATGTTCAACTATAAATCAGCAAAATTATCATAGACATCTCTCCAATTCTTAAAGAAACCATAGAAGAATTTAATACCTAATCCAATATCTTTACTACCAAGAGTAGCTCTTATAGAATGCATAGACAATTGAGGAATACCCAAATCAATAGTTCTTGCACCTGTACTAGTGGAAATTGCTGGACCAATAGTACCACCTGATCTTGAATCGTTTCTAATTTGGAAATATTGGACTTTATCTCCATTCTTTTTGGCCAATTCTTCAGCCAAGGCAAGACCGATTGAATCAGTAGCCATATGACCATTAGGATCCAAAGATAAGGTGACACCGATATTTGGTAATGGTTTATGATGTTCCAAATAAACACCTGGGAAGTTCGGATTGAATAAATGATTAACATCGGCAGATAAAACAATAGAATTAGCATAAGTCAATCTCAAACTTTCTTGAATATCAAGAACTTCTGGATTATAGAAATTAGATGACAACACTCTGTCAACaactaattcaattaatccACCTCTAGCACCTTGTCTAGTGAGAGAgccaatttcttcattatcaaacaacccaacaattgaaaaagaatccTCGGCCAAATTGTTGTCCACGGTAGAATCAATCAATGCATTAAGAGCAGCAAATGAACAAACTCTATCGTCAACTCTTGGagcaaaaacaaattctttGTTAAGCCCACCTTTAGTACCCTTTTGAACGTCATAAAGTTGTAAATCCCATTGTAAAATATCACCCACTGAAACATTAGCAAGTTTAGCAATATATCTTAACAACTTCAATGGATGTTTACCATATAATGGAgcattcttttcttcttcagtaggttgttcttcttctttatcattttcaCCAGAGAAACCAACTACTGGTACAGCTTGCGTTTCAGTATTAAAAGGTCCATTAGCTGGAGCACCAAAATGTGGGGCAAGAGTAGGAATATGAGCAATTGGATGTGGGGTTGAATCCACCAAATGTTGACTGACTTTACCCTTACCATCTTTAACTAATAATCTACCACCAATTCCTAAATCTCTATCCCACCAAACACTACCTAATGTCCCAGCATAAGGAGCAACACCTAATAATTCATAACCATCAACTTTAGCCTTTGTAGAATTTGGTTTCAAAACAGTGGTAAGAGAATCAATATGGGACCCAATGGCACCAACCCCTTTTGAAGCTTGCCAATCCttaccaacaacaaatgcGGCAAGTGATGAACCATTTCTAGTGGTGAAATATTTACCTGCTTTCAAATCGGCCCAAGATTTACTTTCTGGGAGATAAGTAAAACCTTTCAGTTCAAGTTgacttttgaaaaaattaacaacGTGATAGATGGTTGGGTTTTTATAGGTGAATTCAATATAATCATCGGCAATTTTACTATAATAATCATCTGTGAATTTTTTGGTAGAATTGACCTCCaagttttgaatttgaactGGTTGAGTTTGTTCAATTGGTTTCTCTTGAGAAGCTTTTTGAAGTTGTTTTAAAGATTCGGAAATACCCAAAAGAATATCGTCAATGTTAGACATTTTGAAGGTGATATTAGTATATCTGTTGCAATAAAATTTGGgaggaaagaaagaaggaaaaaaagtagaattggaaattgcATTGATAAGTTGGGCTcccttttttctttatataCGTTTTGGACGAAATTGTGGCGATCGCGGAATTATTTCCCCCTATTGTTTGCGACTAAACGTTCAAAAAGTAGTTTGGGTGCTGGTCAAAATTCTATTTATCGTGCCGTGCATACGAATTGAAACCGTcgttttatctttttttttttttggtaaagCTCATACATTAGTTCTATAATCTCTATCAATTCTGTGGCTTTTCACTAGCAAAAGTAGCAGCGACTATTAAAGGAAATACTAAACTTACATCGGCATAAACTTTCACTGATTTTGCTTCAGCCTTTATTTTCCCCCATGAAATAGCTTCATCTGGTCTAGCACCAGCATCAGATCCATCAAATTCTTGTCCAGTGTTGATATAAACAGCATAATCAGCACCATTTCTCATCAAACAGGCATTACAAATATGATGTTTGATCAATCCACCTCCCAAAATAATCATACCAGCTTTAGATGCAGCCATAGACATTGAGTTGATTTTTCTTATATCAGCCACTATATCTAATCTTAATTGTTGTGGAGATGCTTTAAAAGTATGAAAGAATAACATATCACCAATAGACCCATCGGTTAAAGCTGGACAGAAAATTGggattttgtttttgtgaGCCCAATATAAAACTGAAGATTCatcattgatttctttaCCTAACcgatcaattaatttcGATGGGGTCCAAATAGCCTCGGAACCAGCAATTAATCCTTTAGGacccaattttttcattgcttcttcttgttcttctaAACATTTATCTAAAATAGGAACAATCCATTCTTCAAACTTACaataattatcattaggAACTAGCAAATTGCCAATTCTATTCATTCCTTGATCACGTAATCCTTTACCAGGTAAAGTAAAATCTCCCATATAAGTTGGTGCTAAAActttaattaaatcttcttctaccCCTCCTGCACTAGCAACAATAGCACTCACCATTTTATGTTGTACCAAATAACGTAAAGTATCTCTTAATCCcgatgaaatcaaattggatGTATAACCCATGAATATCGTGGTTTTTTGATAaccttcatcatcaaattcacCAGTTTGTTCATGTTCTTCTAATGTATCCTTATGTTTACCTCTCCAAGATCtcatattatcaataatatcacAAGCTtgtgataatgatgatgctTGAAATCCCATGGTTGACATagatttgattaaatcTTTTGCTCTCATATTATAGGCATTGTCTTGAGAATAGTCAATCCCCTTAACTTCTTGGAAATCTTCTGGGACTGGAATAGATTGTTTTAATACGGCATCAGAGGCCAAACCTGGTAATTTTCCTGAACCACTCATTATTAGTTGAAATGTGGAGTTATGGTACAAATGCCAACTATTGATAGtgagaaattgaaaattttttttttcaaccatCTTTGGTTAGATTCGTGATGTGCGGGTCCTACATGGCATGATATTACTTGAATTGCAATTCTAAAAACACATCCGCGATTGTCTTAGATCTATATATAGAGATCTCTATCTATCCTGCGTTTGAGTTTCATGTTCTAGATTCGAATGTAATTTCTTgagtatatatatatatattgtgTATGGAATATATAAGTTATTAGATAAAATTGTACATGACTGATAGTCTTTACTTATGTAATTTCATTCTCAATGTTTAGTTAACACCCCCTTATTAGCTTTTAAttatttccattttttatataaataaatgcatttcttcttcttcttcttctatcTATCTCCTTCCATCCTTGAATACTAACCACGTACCCTTCTTTAAGCTCTTTCTTTCACTTCAGGAGTCcaagatttgaattttggtTTAGCAGTATTATAACAAACATAAGCACCTGGAGTATTAGTTAAATTTGGTTTATGATGAGCTGGTAAAGGATAAGCTCTCGTTGTTTTAGCATCACCAATCAAGGCATTAGGTGGAGTATTAGTACCATAACCTAACCAATAATGCCAACCTGGTTCTACTTGTGACATATCTTGGTTCCATTGAGAATATTCAACCCATCTTGTACGTAAATGAATTTCTTCTGGGGCATCAGTTTCATAATATTTATTACCAAAATCATCTATTCCAACTAACCAACCTCGTTTGGTATCGttgtgatgatgaatttgcCATGCGGCTCTTTTTAAACCTgatgaataaatattttttaatgtACGGAAAATTGAAGTTGACATTGTTGATGGGTGAAATAGGGGAATAGCAATATCTATTAGTTTGTTAAGAGTGTTTTTATGGTTTGTTAaggtttattttttttggtttcttgCTAATGGTGAGAAAATCAGAAAACAATTTGGATTGATTGGTTGAAACAAAGTTATGCGGAAATGAATTGTAACCTCACTTCCAAATATGGAAGTCTAGCTCATAGTGAAAGAAAAACTAAATATTAAAAcaagaatcaaaataaacaaatcaagaattaataCAAGCACCTCTTAGCCCAGACTACCACACAATGCTGACTAAACACACTCAAGAGCTTGAAAACTTGCGAAAATTAAGAGCAACACTAGAAGCAATAAAAGAATCAACCGCTAAAATGTTACAAGATATTACAACAATATACAAGGATAACAACCCCcaattattacaaaacTCTAAAGATTTCCAAAAAGctttaaatgatttatgaaaaaaaaaatatactttGGAGGACTTAAATAACGTACTGTCTATTTACTTACCTATACATGGAATAATGGAAATGTTTGGGAAATATTTATGACACCCTTGGgtgatatttattttatatttatttttcaatttcaaatcatctttatttaatgaaataatctttgaaatttgtgatatattatcatttaattgttcaattgcagaaatcaattcttcataccaagtaataattaatgaatcttgtaaaaaattatttttggtgTCTCGtttaatataatcaatcaattgatgatattctttttcaacaacaacaagattATTTTTTGCACTTGCCAACAATTCAAGACATTTCATTAAAGTTAATTTATTGTTCAGACCAGGTGCTGTATTAGTAGTTAAAACAGATTGATATTGTTCAAAAGTTGGGAACATTGGAACTCCTATTGATGACCATGGTTTCATTCTAAGATAATATAGATTCTCCATTGATGTGAGATTATTGATGGGTCCCTTTGTGTAGTCAATGATTTGTAATTTCGATAATACCGAAAGATATTTTAATTGACATTGAGTTAAATTACGCATAGCtttcaatgatttgattaaataATCTTGATTAAAATTTAAAGTTGCAGTTAATTGTGGAATTATCACTTGttgattatataaattgatttcctTTAATTGATCTTTTTTAGGTCCCgctttcaattttttgatttttttagGAATATTGGTTTCTAAATGATTGATTTTCCCCAATAAAATCTGTGATACTCTGTTTTCTAAATgttcaataatatttaaaatcaaataatctGCATACCAATAGATCAAATACATTTCAAATGGTTTATAAAGATCCAATGAAAGTccattcaataataattctaaCATCAATTGCATTTTACCAAAATAAACGTAGGACGTGACACTGATACTAAGCTCACCAGTGGCAAACTCATCACCAACACCATATGTTTTATGCATTTCATATTCAAATGATTCCCAACCAACTTGCAAAGTGTCCCACAAAACTAACCCCTTggataataattgttgcAGTCGACAAGGATTACTGGCAAATGTCGTCAAATAATGATACATGCCACTTTCTAAATCATTGAGATTTGCATTATGCactttaataatttctgCTTTGACATTATCTTTAATTTGggataaattattttcaaatttaccTAACATAATAGTGCTTTTACCAATTACATTTTCAATCCAATCAATAACTAAATTTGGTAAATTGACATTATTTGAaccaaatattgatttgttaTCACGTATAAAATACAATTGGAAAAACCCTCTAGCGAACACcgaaaatttttcaatggggaatttaatattataatgCAAAAAATCgtataattgattaattgatttgatggAATTTGCTTGGTTGGTGAATCTGTGAAtagttttaaaaatattagTTAAACAATCCCAAGTAGTTTCTAAATCAATGCTAGTCAATTTTTCAGGAATGCTTTTATTTACTAAATCAACttgaataaattttgaGAATGAACCCATTGGGATAACCGTGTCATCAAATTTGACGTTTTGTAATTTAgttatttgattaattgcATCTAgacaaaaatcaaatttagaATCAGAAGTTGCTATATCATTCTTTCCATCCATAAAACTTGTATGCTGTGTGGTTTTGAAagtattttcaaatttgacCAAGTTggcaacaatttttaattggGTGATCAAAGTATCAGCTTCAATAATCTCATCGTTACTTAGTATCCATTCAATACAatcattgatttcttcaataaagTAAACAGGAGATATGtcttcaaaaaaatttaaattcatCGATTTGGTattcaaatcttcttcttcatacAATACCGTTCTTGACAAATATATAGTAAATCCAATAAACTTACATAATCCCATGGTAAACGTTTTCAATACTCgatgaacaaattgataatttaaattatcTTTCAGATAATCAACTGCAGGTAATCTGGAATTGTAAAATGAGAATTTCCCTAGCCCGGAATTTTCatgattcaaataattgacTAATAATGTTTGAACATATCGACAACTCAACACCGTAACAGGCAAACTATTACTTTCTAACCAGTTTACCAAATTGGATAATAGCTTAGTttgaatattgataatgacATTTACTTCTTGTGGTTTGCTACAATCAAACGTGATTTCTTCCGGtgttaattttattaatccAGTGTCCAATCTTGGATTGAGAACTTCCAAAGCTCTGGTTCCTTCCAATAATTCAAAGTACGGAGATTTGACTACTTTATTGTTGGTAATACTCTCTAGGGAAgcaaatatttcttttgtaatatcaatcaaatccTCGTCTGTTTCATAATTGAAATCAGGTCTGGATTTATCAATGGTTAATCGATCTatgattaaaaaaaaattctgtTAGTAAAATGTTTTGCAAAATTCAAACTGAGACGTATGTAGTAGTTATTGATCATACTTAACGACAGCAAAACCATTATTCCCACTCTTAGTAATAAGTATCGGGGTAATGTCTTGTTTtatgattgaaaaatgtaTATACAATGATTGGTTGTTagttcaaaaaataatacagaaagaagaaaaaaaaaattcatcacatacaaaacaaatactTTTGCGAGAGTATGTGTTTTGTCACGTCATTACGTGTATCCACCAACAACAGTCCAAAATATAAAGTGTTATGTATAACCAAAATTTTGCAgcctttttctttaaaaagATTTCTTCGAGTTGATACATGCAAGCAGTGTTTCTTAATTGGAAGTTACAGAGTATGTTGATATTTTGCAGTGTTATATATTGGGGTGAGCTATTAAGATTGCAAATCTTATTGAAACCATATTTGCGAACTTTTGGTAAGTAATTATTGATAGAAAATGTAAGAAATATTCTGAAATCACATTTCAGATCTAAGTGGGTTTGTAAACCTATAAAACACAAGTTCCTGATTGTAATGCACCGAAGAAAGCACACTTTATTTATTGTCGACAGACTAGTTTACAAGAGAGAAGTATCACTGATTAAAAGTGATGGTCAACMAMCCGAACGGACACTCTTCATTATTGGAGTCAAGCAGGAATAGAATAATACTTGGGAACACAGACGTCTTAGTATACAGATACACCTGGAAcctttttccaaaaaaaaaaaaaaaaacgggGATAAAGCAAACCTGTAAGATATCTAAATACGTATATCAATCCCGATTCGGAGAAATGTTGGTCTGGAACCTTTTCTCCTAATATCATTTTTACTCATCGAATACAAATGTTTTTAGTTCAACATTAAATCTGCCAAGTTAATTGACATGTCCTTTATGtcaaatataaataccAAGCCATGTGGCGATTTATTAGAATAGGGTGTAAACTTACTACTActgaaaatattttctggAAATATGTAAATCTCTTTATTAGTTGCTTGGGTTTGCTTTTAGGATCGCTtacaattaaataatacGATCCTACAATTGCTATTCTTTATGTTAACTTCAAGTATTGTAATAATCTGGCTGGCTTATACTCTAACAAACACCAATAACTGCTTAAGCTAACATTAAGGTATCAACCATAGTAATAATGCTGTAGTTCCATTCATAAGGCTGGAGATGGATTGCTTAAAGAACATTCaagaaggaagaaaaaaaaaaatttgtgtGTATTATATGCAGGATTGTAAACGGTGTGTCATCTTTGTTGATTACTAATTATTCTTTGactaaaaaagaatattcaaatataaGAACAGTCAACAATACTTCCATCTTTTAATTTCGTTTATTccttttttcattctttccttcttttcCATCTTACTTCTTTTTGGAatatttaatcaaatatatCAACTATATACATTTCAATCATTATTCTTTGGTTGAACAATAGTTATTCATATTTCCATTCAAGGGTGTTTGATTCtctattatatttttttttggttgccACACGTTCTACTTCATAATTGAATTCGCCTCCTCCCTCCTCCTTCCTCCaccccccttttttttcccatACAAAGAAACCAATTAGTTCAATACATTCTACACCAAGAATTAAACAACCATTTTCAACTATCCTTATTCCCATAAAAAATGACAgatattaaaagaaatttttcagaTATTGCCTCACCAGCAAATCTAGATGATACCAAGAAACTTCACGTAGATTCTactgcaacaacaaaagtGGGCAGAAAACCAATCGATACCGAACCTAAATCAAAGAGAACTGCTCAAAATAGAGCTGCTCAAAGGGCATACCGTGAACGTAAAGAACGTAAAATGAAAGAGTTGGAAGATAAGGTAAGATTATTAGAAGATGCAAATGTCAGAGCACTAACTGAAACCGATTTTTTACGAGCTCAAGTAGACGTGTTGAAAAATGAGTTGGCTAAATATACTGGTGGTAGCGATTTTCtggatttgaatttacCTACTAAAGTTGGTCATTTATCACATCCAAATAATCATCACAGTAATGTTTCTACAGGTACACCTCATGGTTCAATGTCATCTTCTAACTCTGTTGCAAGTTTAGATAATGACAAACCTTCCAGTGCTTCATCGGTATCAAACAATTCACCTGGTTTTGCTTTTGATAATCCTTGGTCTAAAGATAACATACAAAAGTTAAAGCACCagcatcaacaacaacaacaaaaggtTCCCCAAGGTGTGCCGGATTTGGTGCTGGGttcatcttcatcgtcTACACCTTTAAATGACAATTTATTGGTCACTCCTGAATCGTTGACTGGCTTGTCTACATCGAGTAAATATACTGGCCAGAATAATGTACCAACCAATTTGGATTTCACCAATCAGTTTGATGAACAAGTTGATCCATTTTGTgttaaattgaatgaagcATGTGGAACCAAAAGTAACCCAGTGCCCAAATTTAAACGTTCAGGTTCTAAAGCAAATACTTCAGTAACAAATAATTCCCCACTTGCCCACTTGGTATCACCGGAATCTCAACAATATACCAATTCTTCTAATATCGACTTTATGAATGatccatttttcaatggtgTGGGAACTGATTATAactttaattttgataGCAAGAATGGTTCCATTCAAGATCCTTTATCGTTTCTTCAGGATGACAACTTTGATCTTGCATTGGCATTTGGTGATCCAAGTCCTACTGGTAATGAAGCAGAAGCCGAtccaatttcattattaacaaCAGAAGAATCTATATATGATCCATTGACAAACAACAGTGATAAACTTTGTAGTACGGTTAAAGCTGATGATGTTAATACTGacttcaatttcaatgattttgtCAAGAATTCATTACCTGAAAAACAAGAGAAAGGTAAATATGAACCaccatcaacatcaaagactacaaataataatgaagaagaagataaagatGAAGTTGTGCCGGCACCTCCACAAACACTCAAATGTAGTGAAATTTGGGATAGAATAACGTCACATCCAAAATATACTGAACTTGATATTGATGGGTTGTGTAATGAGTTGAAAAGTAAAGCTAAATGTTCTGAAAAGGGAGTAGTGATAAATACTGCTGATGTGAATCAATTACTAGAGCGAAGTATAAAACATTAATCAAGTTAGTGGTGggtttaatttattttacGGTATTTCAATTGACATCTATTTggctttatttttttgtatttatatttatatttggtTATTAACCAGAattattttggtttttttttttacgtTATAcgtttttattttgtaattatttttttatatttggtTTAGTCTAATTGGTTAtacaataaatatttatggaacttgtatttttttttttttcattccatcaatcaataaatcaatcatCCATTGAAATATCACCATaatcaacatcatctgCTTCTTCTAAAAACTTATCTATATCTTTTAAAGAATCTTCAACATTACTATCAATGGCTTTCTTTGATTCAACTAGAACTTGTTCTTGACCATGATCTATTTCAACTGACCCTTCCCTCTTGTCTTCAGCTTTAAATGTGATTGACTTATCTGCCTTTAGTtcaagtttattttttccaTCAGTAaaacttttcttcttctcttgCTCCTCCTCCTCATTATCATcctcttcatcttcattttctgAAGTTTCTGGTGATGTGGTTTTACTAACTTGCAGAGATCGATCCAGatctcttctttttgtttctgATTTTATAGATATTTGACTACTCTCTCCAGTTCCAATATCTAAATCATCTAATTCATgtaatattgaatttgtaCCACTTTTAATCagttcattttcttctcttttttgagcaatttccaatttattctttattgattcaataaaaatatcaaaattcttctttgttgGTTTATCCAAGATAAAATTAGGgttatcttcattattagtAAATAATTCAACTGTAGCATCAAGAGCTTTAATTAAAGcttgtaattgatttgactCTAATTCTTCCGTTATatgaaatttattcaaattgttaatGATGCATCTTTTAACATTACGAGCATCTACTTGTTCAACCACttgtaataaataaacaCATTGCCATAAATGTGATGTTGCTTGATTTATTTCCTCATTCGATAATTTAACTAAATTTCGAGGATCACACCATGATATTAATTGAGGGATTATAACACTTGGCGATAATTCTGTTTCTGTTTCAGTGAAAAGTCGATAAATAACATCACCACTAACTGCAgctaaattgatttgatgatttataCGAGAAAAGGCATAAACTGGAATACAAAATGacaaaatttgttgtaattcttgatttgatttggtgTTGGGgttgaaataaataagtACAATCGCTTCAAATAAATGCTTTTCATGCTCTCGAtctgtttcttcttcagtttcATCGTCATTGGTGGTAGTTGGATCatcattaccaccaccaccaccaccaccaccaccttgAATAGCATTTCCAAATAAACTCCGTTTGTCAGTCTTGTACAAAATATCGGCTAAAAACAATTTGCATAATCCTTCAGCGACAATGCATTGTAATTTTGGTGCatcaaatgaatttaaaactttgaaaaacaTTCTTGAATATTTGTATTTAGATGATTTATCAAGAATACTCATACCATAAATTGCCAATATATCCACAATAGCTTTCATTCCAATCTCTTTCACTTCTTCACCATTACTTCTCATTGCCAGTAATAATGTTGTAGTTGCAATTCTGGCAATTTTGgaatcaattaaagaatAAAGTCCTAAACAAGTTAACCCAGCAAGatataatttctttttcgatTCATTCTGAATAGCATAATTGACAATACCACTGTAAATAGAACTCAATGAAAGATGATCATCCAAACTATGAGTAATTACTTCCAATACATATTGTGTCATGGTAAGACATCTTAACACAATATCATCTGGTGGCATATCTGGTTCAATTCTTCGCTTCTTTGTTACTGCACTgagtgatgatgattgttgagattcatcatcaccatttcccaaaatatcatcatcatcatcatcaaatgtAGCGGCAGCAGAATGGAACTCTTCATCATCTCGAGAATCACGAATATCAGTAATTATTTCTACCGCCATGGAAacaaaatctttttcatttatagAAAGTGCTCGTAATACTCTAAGTGCCACTGATATTAACCCATCAGGTAATTTATCTTCAGTTAATGTCATTCTTATTATATGTAacaattttcttcttgcCATTTCATCTCCataatcaaaatctttaacaattaataataattgattaataatgaattctaattctttcaaaGCATCTACAAAGGGGATACAATCATTTTCATGTTCTTGTTCAAAGATTTGAACAGTctgaattttcaattcactAGTGGTTTCAAGCGCCCTAATACAAGAATCATATTTTGTTTGAAGTTCTTCTAATTTAGCCGTTATATCTTCTGGTTGatgttcaatttcatcaagatttttattgatatcttccaattgttgttgcaaatCTTCCATCAGGAAATCCTTGATTTGATCAGCAATCTCTTGATTTTCTTCAGTAATCAAATCTTCTAGATTCCCActgttgtttttcaattgtttaattctCTTTTTGAACAAATCCTTAGcaatattgatttcaataatatcttcttcaatgtTAGATAAACTTTTACGGAAATTATCGGCATCAGTATTTATTCTGGAAATCTGGTTTTCAAGActaaatatttgattatcTAATTCGTCAATCTTGGCATTATAAGTTTCCCATGTCTTAActaaattttcattttcatttatagTTTTCAACCTCACTGACAAATACTTTTCTAATGTTATTGACAAATCAAGTAATTCAGGGAAATTGGCATCCATTAAAGCATGTAATTGATTCTCATTacaatattgataaaacgTCCTCATCAAGAATGCCTTTTCTGTAGTTAGATTTTTCCAATatgattcatcaattttaatagTTTCAAGAACTTCtggtttatttttaaaaaatgcTAATATGGCCTGTTCAGCTATAGCACTCTTGAcatttaattgatcaattaattctaataaatcTTCATTGACAGATTGATACCAATAAATGGTAAGCATTTTAGTGGCGGCTGCTTTAACAGTTTCATCACGATCATTTAACCCccattttaataaaaattccctatcttcaaattcaagATCATCCAAATCAGTTATTAATTCACGAGCTATTTTAGAATAAACCAATCTTCTATTAATAGAATTGGAATCTCTGGCTCGTTCAAGTAAAATCGGTATTGTATCTTGTGTTTTAaccaaattcattaatgcTGCACGTCTGACTTCTGGACTATCATCATTTTGAATggaatttatcaatttattctGAATTTGGTTACTTGATATTAATTCATCCTCAAATTCTCCAGTATCACCTTCAATactaaattcaaataattgaaaatgtgaTAATGCCACAACAGCTTGAATACGTATCGACAGCTCTTTATCTTGTAGCCTATTACTTAATAAAGTATATAACGCTTCCAATGTATTATT
The sequence above is a segment of the Candida albicans SC5314 chromosome 3, complete sequence genome. Coding sequences within it:
- the YCG1 gene encoding condensin subunit (Putative condensin G), whose product is MDIPPKPTLKAIKKFRTLDEIKYAMKHVFQDAQLGLAGHRKLVVILKNVFKKAIELNQINFFAMCFTKLLSKVLPLKRGVLAGDRIVKFCYSFVNGLVKDANEEKRSKEEEKEEKDKDEDKDTNESDKNEEDQEDQEGEGDQETPISEFISYLIKYLLSGIEAKDKSVRYRVVQTLAYLVEFLTEIHENNTLEALYTLLSNRLQDKESSIRIQAVVALSHFQLFEFSIEGDTGEFEDELISSNQIQNKLINSIQNDDSPEVRRAALMNLVKTQDTIPILLERARDSNSINRRLVYSKIARELITDLDDLEFEDREFLLKWGLNDRDETVKAAATKMLTIYWYQSVNEDLLELIDQLNVKSAIAEQAILAFFKNKPEVLETIKIDESYWKNLTTEKAFLMRTFYQYCNENQLHALMDANFPELLDLSITLEKYLSVRLKTINENENLVKTWETYNAKIDELDNQIFSLENQISRINTDADNFRKSLSNIEEDIIEINIAKDLFKKRIKQLKNNSGNLEDLITEENQEIADQIKDFSMEDLQQQLEDINKNLDEIEHQPEDITAKLEELQTKYDSCIRALETTSELKIQTVQIFEQEHENDCIPFVDALKELEFIINQLLLIVKDFDYGDEMARRKLLHIIRMTLTEDKLPDGLISVALRVLRALSINEKDFVSMAVEIITDIRDSRDDEEFHSAAATFDDDDDDILGNGDDESQQSSSLSAVTKKRRIEPDMPPDDIVLRCLTMTQYVLEVITHSLDDHLSLSSIYSGIVNYAIQNESKKKLYLAGLTCLGLYSLIDSKIARIATTTLLSAMRSNGEEVKEIGMKAIVDILAIYGMSILDKSSKYKYSRMFFKVLNSFDAPKLQCIVAEGLCKLFLADILYKTDKRSLFGNAIQGGGGGGGGGNDDPTTTNDDETEEETDREHEKHLFEAIVLIYFNPNTKSNQELQQILSFCIPVYAFSRINHQINLAAVSGDVIYRLFTETETELSPSVIIPQLISWCDPRNLVKLSNEEINQATSHLWQCVYLLQVVEQVDARNVKRCIINNLNKFHITEELESNQLQALIKALDATVELFTNNEDNPNFILDKPTKKNFDIFIESIKNKLEIAQKREENESIKSGTNSILHELDDLDIGTGESSQISIKSETKRRDSDRSSQVSKTTSPETSENEDEEDDNEEEEQEKKKSFTDGKNKLELKADKSITFKAEDKREGSVEIDHGQEQVLVESKKAIDSNVEDSLKDIDKFLEEADDVDYGDISMDD